Below is a window of Plasmodium gaboni strain SY75 chromosome 11, whole genome shotgun sequence DNA.
ataattctaaaaataagaatctcaaataatttttatttatctCAGGAACATCTTTTTTACAAACCTCCGCATAgtcatcattatttaaattttctaTGCACTTATTTATAGTCATCCTAccattttttataattcttatgagaataatttttttaatgaatTGAAAagtttcttttttttggGCATGTCCTGTGGAATTAAGAAAAAGTGGATCATCTTTGTCTTGGTTCgtgttatataaataataataattataattatcattataattatcactattattattataattatcactattattattatcactattattattattattattattatcattatgtttattatgattaatatgattattattgtGTACActcttatttttatctctttgcatattattatttttcattatgTTGGAATTATTGTCATCATATGAATTGGTTATACTTTCAAATTCATCTATCATTTcagaattaaaaaaattgtagTTATTCATATCAACATGCATATCAGAAGAGATTGTAgataaattatttgtagatgatatactttttttgtcttttataatacatgtaggatgtatataataaagtaTAGAAGGATATCTAAcaagaatatatatattttttatgataacAAAATATTCTACTCTTCTAATTTTGCATATACATGAATCACATTTACATCTTTtcatatattcataattcTTACTATTACACAAAAAATTGAATGATTGCATTTCTTCGTTCTGCATATCTGGAATGgtttttatttcttcattatgtttataatgtgaacaaatatttttttttttattttttccaaCTTTAAAAAGGTACGTCATTTTGTTGtgattattatgatatgttttattattattattattatcatgatatgttttattattattattattattatcatgatatgttttattattatcattatatgtTTTGTTATTATCATCCATATTTACAACGCCTCTAGTTTCTTCTGGAGACAAATGATGACATTCAATCGATTTActataaattatatttacatcCACAATGTTGTGAATAAGTAAACACAATAAAACGTTTCTTACTACATTAAACTCGTAAGAAGATAAATTTATTAACTCGTATATGCTCAACTTATTCCCATAAAGAAGAATTATCTCAACGATGTCGCTACAACAAGATCCAAATATATCacaaatgatatattttaagtAATCTAATTCGttctttatcattatatataaaataataaaataaaataaaaattaaaaataaaataaaataaaaaaatatatatatatatatatatatatatatatatatatatatatataatattgtaaattttttttttttttttttattatttaccTTTTTTGCCATTCCAAAATCTATaagttttatattttttgtatttttatttttgaagAGGAAATTTTCGGcctttaaaaaaataaatataaaaaataatatgatatgatatgatatgatataatataatataatatataatacattaaatgaatatagACAATGTGCGcatatacatacatataaatatatatatatatatatatatatatatatatatatatatataatatttttattttcttacTTTTATGTCCCTGTggataatattatttgagTGCAGGTATTGTAATGCACAACAAATctataagaaataaaataaaataatatatacatatgtccggatatatatatatatatattttttttttttttttttcctctGTATGTTATATTTTNNNNNNNNNNNNNNNNNNNNNNNNNNNNNNNNNNNNNNNNNNNNNNNNNNNNNNNNNNNNNNNNNNNNNNNNNNNNNNNNNNNNNNNNNNNNNNNNNNNNaataataaaatatttttttatttttatatattttattatatataaataaataaaaaaaaaataaaaattatatatttttatttataaaaaaataaaaaaaaaaaaaaaaaaaaaaaaaaaaaaaaaaaaaaaatttttatattataatataatcaAATGTGTGTATGGTTATATGATCATAttggtttttttttttttttttttttttttttttttttttttatgaacCGTCAGATTTTATCTTGAAAAGATGAAAGTAGTAAAACATAAATTGAATgatgtaaaaaataagagTTACGAAAATTGGGATATGAATAAAGAGTTAGGTGGgttattaatatatacacctatatatgcatttatgtatgtgtatatataaatattttcatagtatttgtatatcattattaatatcatttctgtcagataaatatttaaatgaaataataaatgtggtaggtttaattaaatataaaaataaaatatacatatatatatatatatatatatacatttagTTGTGTTCATATTTTTGGTTAGAAATACGAAGAGATATGCAACATGTTTCAAAAAAGACTAGATGCACTAAAAGACATAGAAAAgtaaacaaaaaaaaaaaaatttaataaataaaatgaaaattatattcattatatgaaataatagAAAGAATTAAGttctatatttatgtaatattttatctttttattcattattattttattattctatttattttaattcttttttcatttctaCCATATTAAAGGAAacatttaaatttattagTCAACTTGATTGATGAGCATAAAGAAATGGAGGATGTAATTCTACCcataataaatgaaaaataatttaatgatataaaaaagtGTAAAgtcttttaaatatatatatatatatatatattagattagattaatattttttatattttcaattaattaataataagacatttaaatatttcttataaattttgaaataaacaaaaaaaaaaaaaaaaaagaaaaaattaaataaataaaataattatatattccatAATTTTCAGTGGGACCACAATTTTAATACCTTATCTTTTCCACCTGATGCAACAAATTTACCATCATTTGACCAGTCGACTGCATAAACTGCATCAGCATGTCCTGGTAAATCTACAAGTAATGttttgatttttttattattttgatttttttctttatcatttactttatttttttgttgattattatttgttatatcATTAGTGTCATTATTTGTTTgatcttttttttgttcattttgttgttgctttttttctatatctGATTGTGGTAATTCATTTTGTTCAAATAAGTGGTTAACCTTCCATAATTTCAAAGTACTATCTTGACTACATGATACAAAAAAGTTGTTATCTATAGACCAAGCAACTTTATATACAGGTCCTACATGGCCACGATAAACAGCTAAGAATTTGCCATCAACAGCTGACCATACTCTTATACTTTTATCAAAAGAAGAGGACACAATCATTTTTCCATTTGGAGAAAATTGTGTATGAATTACAGGTTTTTGATGACCTAATAATctaaaatttttatattcattatatgGTAGGCAGTCAATTAGAAATAATGTACCATCATCTGAACCACTTAcaattttttcatattgTTGACGTTTAAAAAAgtttttcattatattttttgatttgtctatataatttactatattaattttattaattataacatcaagattatatataccattttttaataatcTTTCTGAATTTAAGGTTAGACAATTAACCCAATGTTTATGTCctttaaaattatatattaacgTCCCTTCATTTACATTCCATATTTTAATAGTTGTATCTCTCGAACTACTATATAAAATACTATTTTCTGTATCTCTTCCTGACCATAAGATACAAGTAATTGTATCAGAATGAccatttaatattttatcaaCACTATTGTTTAAAATATTGTTAATACGAATACTTCCATCTTTTCCAGCACTTGCAAGTCTGCTCCTTACAAAATAAGAACGATTAGTTGAAGTATTATCATACGATTGgttattttgaatattttgaaaatttttttttttgtttattttattcgttttattattatttgttgtTTCTCCTTTGGTAGTATCACTCTTTATAGTGTCACTCTTTATAGTCTCACTCTTTATAGTGTCACTCTTTATAGCATCACTCTTTTCACTATCGTGTTCGTTTGAATAATCTCCATTGCAACTAATAAcatcattttcattatatatttttattttcttctttgTGTTATCTGATTGGTCTTTTTCctcattatcattaatttttctcttatttatattatccAAATCATTTTGTATATCCTCTTCTTTTAAAAGATGTAAAGGTTCAAAACACAAAGTTGTGACTTCTTTTTTATGACctgttaatatatttaaaagtTTGCCAGTATGTGtttcatatatacatacattGCTATCCATTCCAGCTGTTGCcaaaaatttattatctGGTGAAAAAAGAACAACTAAAACCCATGATTTATGATCTTTTAATGTTGCTATAGGTGTTTGTGTGTATATATCCCATAAACGAACAGTATTATCACCTGAACCCGTGGCAAGGTGAGAACTATTTGGACTAAATGCTAAACATAATATTGAACTTGTATGTCCTGGTAATGTAGATGTACATGtagatattttttttactttaaatatatttaaaggaaaatattttattgataatatatcCTCACTACTTATATGATTATCTTTGATAGCTTCATATAAACTATTTTTTATAGGTAATTTATCATTAATcataaatgaataataatttatatcttcTGAATCATCTTGATCAGGTAAATCCtcattctttttttttaaattatttaataattcatcTAAATTATCTTTGGTAATACTTAAAGAAACATTTATAACAGGTCCTGTTGTAACATTCTCATGGTCAACAAATTGgattaatatttctttatctactttattattgtttatattttcttcgTTTTCTTCcatgttttattttttaggagtaaaaaataataactGAGAGGTCTAATGATATTCAGATGGAACAAAATGCCCACATAGATGAAACATCCATGTTATTACATAACCAcacaaataataatcataataataataataataataataataatgataattattataattgtAATTATTTGAATGATATAAACCGTGAGGTCCAAACAGATAATTACCCATTCAATCATATGAACCcaaatgaagaaaaaaaaaaaaaaataataataatgatgagaaatataaaatttaatatataaatgtatgaaattaatgaataaatcaaagaatatataaatataagaatatatatatatatatatatatatatgcatatttaaatttattatattatatatatattattatatataacaataaaataattacTTACAAATTATccataataaaaatatttattgttttGTTTCCCTTTATTATAGTATActattcaaatatatattcatgagaaaaaaaaaaaaaaaaaaaaaacaccattataaatatatataataattaatatatatatatattataaattaaaatttttatttttatttattttatttctatacATTCTTATTAGAAGNNNNNNNN
It encodes the following:
- a CDS encoding putative nucleolar preribosomal assembly protein, encoding MEENEENINNNKVDKEILIQFVDHENVTTGPVINVSLSITKDNLDELLNNLKKKNEDLPDQDDSEDINYYSFMINDKLPIKNSLYEAIKDNHISSEDILSIKYFPLNIFKVKKISTCTSTLPGHTSSILCLAFSPNSSHLATGSGDNTVRLWDIYTQTPIATLKDHKSWVLVVLFSPDNKFLATAGMDSNVCIYETHTGKLLNILTGHKKEVTTLCFEPLHLLKEEDIQNDLDNINKRKINDNEEKDQSDNTKKKIKIYNENDVISCNGDYSNEHDSEKSDAIKSDTIKSETIKSDTIKSDTTKGETTNNNKTNKINKKKNFQNIQNNQSYDNTSTNRSYFVRSRLASAGKDGSIRINNILNNSVDKILNGHSDTITCILWSGRDTENSILYSSSRDTTIKIWNVNEGTLIYNFKGHKHWVNCLTLNSERLLKNGIYNLDVIINKINIVNYIDKSKNIMKNFFKRQQYEKIVSGSDDGTLFLIDCLPYNEYKNFRLLGHQKPVIHTQFSPNGKMIVSSSFDKSIRVWSAVDGKFLAVYRGHVGPVYKVAWSIDNNFFVSCSQDSTLKLWKVNHLFEQNELPQSDIEKKQQQNEQKKDQTNNDTNDITNNNQQKNKVNDKEKNQNNKKIKTLLVDLPGHADAVYAVDWSNDGKFVASGGKDKVLKLWSH